Proteins from a single region of Pseudomonas quebecensis:
- a CDS encoding DotU family type VI secretion system protein, producing MHPNDDDRTQFMPRPGGRAPEPARAEPAPLSVPAAPMLTGKSQGLNPLESAAGPLLALLTRLRNTIAHPAPASLRAQLLAYLRQFEERAEAAGVARNEVLLARYALCTALDEAVLSTPWGSTSEWGKQSLLITVHNEAWGGEKVFQLLDHCLQSPRERLYLLELLYLCMCLGFEGRYRVMNDGRSQLEALRERTAAAIRSARGEHERELSPHWRGVTVARDRLAQFMPPWIAVAIGLALLLALLFVLRMLLAAQAEPVFKNIHALGEIPVQAIDRPVAQPKVIERPRLAGFLAEDIKAGRVAVEDKVDRSVVTIRGDELFASASSSIVDDYQPLMLRIADAVRKVKGQVRVTGHSDNRPIATLRFPSNWALSEARAKSVLEILAAKTGQAERFSAEGRSDTEPLATNSTAEGRARNRRVEITVLAEGVE from the coding sequence ATGCATCCCAATGATGACGACCGCACCCAGTTCATGCCGCGCCCGGGGGGCCGTGCGCCGGAACCCGCGCGTGCAGAGCCCGCGCCTTTGTCAGTGCCGGCCGCGCCGATGCTCACCGGCAAGAGCCAGGGCCTCAACCCGCTGGAAAGCGCCGCCGGCCCGTTGCTGGCATTGCTGACGCGGCTGCGCAACACCATCGCCCACCCGGCGCCGGCCAGCCTGCGCGCGCAACTGTTGGCCTACCTGCGCCAGTTCGAAGAGCGTGCCGAGGCCGCCGGCGTGGCGCGCAACGAAGTGCTGCTGGCGCGCTACGCGCTGTGCACCGCTCTGGATGAGGCGGTGTTGAGCACGCCGTGGGGCAGCACCAGCGAGTGGGGCAAGCAGAGCCTGTTGATCACCGTGCATAACGAAGCCTGGGGTGGTGAAAAAGTCTTCCAGCTGCTCGACCATTGTCTGCAAAGCCCACGGGAACGCTTGTACCTGCTGGAGTTGCTGTACCTGTGCATGTGCCTGGGTTTCGAAGGTCGCTACCGCGTGATGAACGACGGCCGCAGCCAGTTGGAAGCCCTGCGCGAACGCACCGCCGCGGCCATTCGCAGTGCCCGTGGCGAGCACGAGCGCGAGCTGTCGCCGCATTGGCGCGGTGTGACCGTGGCGCGAGATCGCCTGGCGCAATTCATGCCGCCGTGGATCGCCGTGGCCATCGGCCTGGCGCTGCTGCTGGCGCTGCTGTTCGTGTTGCGCATGCTGCTGGCGGCGCAGGCCGAACCGGTGTTCAAGAATATCCATGCCCTGGGCGAGATCCCGGTGCAGGCCATCGACCGTCCGGTGGCGCAGCCCAAGGTCATTGAGCGGCCGCGTCTGGCCGGCTTCCTGGCGGAAGACATCAAGGCCGGGCGCGTCGCGGTGGAAGACAAGGTCGACCGCTCCGTGGTGACCATTCGTGGCGACGAGTTGTTCGCGTCCGCCAGCTCCAGCATCGTCGATGACTACCAGCCGTTGATGCTGCGCATTGCCGACGCCGTGCGTAAGGTCAAGGGCCAGGTCCGCGTCACGGGCCACAGCGACAACCGTCCGATTGCCACGCTGCGCTTCCCGTCCAACTGGGCGTTGTCGGAAGCGCGGGCCAAGTCGGTGCTGGAGATTCTTGCCGCCAAGACCGGCCAGGCCGAACGCTTCAGTGCCGAGGGCAGAAGCGACACCGAGCCGCTGGCCACCAACAGCACAGCCGAAGGCCGCGCCCGCAATCGTCGGGTTGAAATCACCGTATTGGCGGAGGGCGTCGAGTGA